tatcaaaacacgtgatcgattgaaaatttacggaaATTGcgtgatttttataggtgacgattaatatttgttcggttTTGTTGAGGAAAATTTTTAAAGACTAAGGAgctcaggtaagcggggttcctatgctacactttgcataaaataaaatgatctgagattgatttttagaaaatatgcatgcttttgttatagaaattttgaaaatgacctcagttatttattttgcattactcatgaaattctgtataacgaagaaaaattttatgacATGACTACTGTAGATATGaacttattttgacattttgtttctgaattgtgcaaaagagagcgaatataaaatttgtgcataaattataattttgtgatctgattctgttctatCAAGAAAATGTTCTGCAATCTGAAATGAtaagatatgatttttgaaaCCTCTgacatgacattctgtttctgttctgaccttaccacgggtgtaaaattgtggcctctgtttgggccggtaccaacttttctatttctggtgcacccactttggaaacaaagaagttttctgcgtggtctttcctagtTGCACACTCTGGGCTCtgagaatgataaggggaagattcaaattctatttctgctcggttggccgccggggtttgcacaatcctaccacgggggttaaacatgaaattttgttatgatataatgtttcagttatgctgtgccaaatgaattttgaataagattacttttgaactttcgctctgatattttttatcacATGCTCTGACGCTGCATTCAGTTAGGTCTTCTCAACCCTAGTTCATGTGCCGCTGCCCTCATTTTCACGCCCCAGCACACAAGAAACCGTGGCCTTGCAGCCAGTCCCTACACTTCCGTAAAGCACCAAGCCGCAAGACTCGGTTGCGTTCAGCAGTTCCGCCACTTCCACAGCCAAACCAACGTGTAGCCACATCCCCGAACCCAGTCCACGCGGAACCTCAGCCGCCACCCAATGCCTGCATAGCATCTGTTGCAAGCCACGGAAACCCTCTGCTTTAGACAACCGAAACAGAGCCACGCCTACAGCCACCCCAACTCCTCGATGCCACCTGCCACAGCTCTTCCACGCCCAGCTTTGCGCCATAACACCTCTGCTTAGCCGCTTCTCCGCCACACGAAACCGAGAGCCACCCCACCTCACGGAGAAGCCTCTGCTTCCTGTACCAAAAACAGGGCATTTACTGAACTATACCGTAAACCACTGCATAACCAGCACCTGGTTGCACCGAAAAACACCATAAAATCAACGGAAACCGCCAGTCGTGACATCCCCATCACCCTGCGTAGATCGGTGAGCCCAGACCCTCCGCCGTATGCGTTTCCTCtcggttgctctctctctctctcgcactccCTTCCGCTCATCTCTCTCCGCCTCTCTCTCACTTTTGCCGCCCAGCGTAGGCAGCTTTACCACTACACGCCGCCCCAGCTCAACAGCCGTACCACCACGGTATTTCCAGCCCAGCCGTCGCACGCGGCCCCTAACTTCTCCTGGTGTAAGCCCTGCCGTAGTTACTTCTGTTATTTGTTTCTGTTATTTGTGTTTCTGTTTCCATTCACCGCTAGTTTTCCCtcataagttttatatatatatatatatatgtgtatgtatatatatgtaaattgttgATTAATAAATGAGTACTATTATCAGTTTACCTTAGTGTATGTACTAGATATATGTTTTCGGAGGAgtgatatttttggatttatgtttaaatgtgttttgtttgaagcctcataaaataattatttttgtgtaaataatattttaataatcattttattgagttttgtaattattttagtatttgctcgattaaatctcttatcCGGTACGAATTCAACTAGGTGAATATTGGTggttttagataatggtggtattataggaattatgagaattctaggttttgaggatttaaaataggttcttaggttcaaatatcgaaatacatgattgattgaaaatttacagaatttacgtgatttttataggtgacgattaatatttattcggctttgttgaggaattttgaaagattaaagaatccaggtaagcggggtccctatgctagatttgcataaaaataaaatagactgaggttgatttttgaaaatatgcatgttttgttatgaaaagagatttgaaatacctcagttatttttttctgcattactcatgagattctatttaaaaaaataaagtattttctggcatgactggtgtagacatgagctattttgcattttgtttttgaactgtgcaaaagagagcgaatatgaaagtttatgcataaaaataatgttttgtgatttctgaaaactctgttctgttctgaagatggtctgtactctgatatgatatgctttctgaaaattctgttctgttctgaaggtaTTCcatattctgatatgatgtgatttctgaaaacttttggcatgacattctgaattgggatgtggtttgtggatggtgacctatttgacctaccacgggtgctaatagtggcttctgtttgggttggtaccaactgttctgtttctggtgcacccacattggaaacaaagtggttttctggtgatctttcctgtgtgcacactcggggctccgagaataaataaggggaagattcacattctgtttctgctcggttagctaccggggtttgcacaaccctaccacgggggttaaacatggcctctgatgcgatatgataCTCTGGTACGATGGCGgccagttatgctatgccaaaagaatttgaataagaatatttttgaactttcgctctgatatttttataacatgttctgaccctgcattatgaaaacaaaaagtgttttgttctgcattatgaaatctgtaaatgctcatgtttgcatactagtatatgttctctgcttactgagttgttgataactcacccctatctccataatatgtttcagataattttgatgcaacagctggaAATCAGGGATAGGAAATACTTgcaaattttgtggatcatagaagactatgtgCCCTAGGGTAccatgacttttggagagtcttttggtagcgttgatattttacgtggctttggtatgttgagtattggatatttttagtccttgtggaaaaatttatctatatcaatgagacaccactgatgtgccttatgtaggaacatagatatttgtgttgaacaaataggttaatatgttatggagattctggtttattttaaaagtattatttggaaatgatttttaagtgatatgagttaactctccggaccctctggGACTGGGCGTTATAGTGAGATTTATCCAggctgtacaaaacattccaaaatgtcgtttattgtgcggttgcttcacattaagtcattgtatGGGATGTCGacaaaagcaataaacatggtattgaaCTTATTTAATGAGGTGCTTCCAAAGGGTCTGCATTGTTgaataacttttatgaagcgaaacaattgagaaatggattaggatttgagtacaagtctatacatgcatgcaagaatgattgtgttttgttttggaaggagaacgaggagaaacaagcatgtcctgtatgcgGAGAGTCGAGCTGGAacggtaagaaaaacgtgccggttaaggtggTGTGGTATTTTCCCTTGAGGCCTAAGTCGCAAAGAtaatatgtgtaagaaaacaactcatgatatgaggtgacacggggagaaaagagttaaggatgaTGCATATATGCAGGCACCCAGCTGACTCAGTTGCGTGggagtctttcgataatcaatactcagagtttgggatagaagctcgGAATGTGTGCCtaggactcacaaccgatggattcaacccttttgggaatatgagtacaagatATAACACTTGGCCCGTAGTGTTTATTCCCTACAATCATCCACCATGGAAGTGCATGAAGGCGCCCAACTTTTTGTAAACTTCACTTATCTCTGGCCCGAAatcacctgggaatgacattaacgtattcatgcagccgttgattgaagagctaaAATAGTTATGGGAAACATGCGTCAcaacttatgatgcatccacgtcgacatcttttcagatgcatgttACGGTAATGTGGATGGGAGAATGGTCATCGATGTTATCTACCAGCAAATCAAGCATGGAGAAAagaatgtgctaagtttgatgggagaataGAGGACAAAATTGCACCAAATGAGTTGtttggagaagagatagtggaacaattGGTGCATGtaagagcgaacaattttgacAAAGATCGGGAAAATAACAAGAGAAAACAAGGTGCAACAGAATTGAATTAGACAAAGcgtagtaattttttttacttgccgtattggtcgtcctACATGTTgtgacatagtttggatgtaatacGCATAAGGaagaatatatatgtaattcgcaggcgggactctaccaccatccctacagtctctttccctttttctcaaaccagtcaatccaaacatttcaaacatactaaaaatcatttctcacatgaaaacccagttttcaaataaacacgtgaacatgcatgcaatcatgtaaaaaatccagttttcagttacaaacatgaacatgcgtgtaaatgaaatgaatacaaTACGACAAcaataaccaacaaccaacaatgtcaacacaatccaatcacacaaacaacttcattctctaatccatctgacccccgtactcctcggactcagtccggcaaaaccaatcaataactcaatacagtgtaatgagttagtgcaaaaatacatttaaatcacaagagttctttgaaaaatacttacagcgctatataataattttcggaAGAttacggaggtgcaagaagtggcaatGCAGCTGtcatgggtggcggcgcaaatggtggttgaagtccaaaaatacccaaaacagaAATGGGGTTGGAAgtacttcaccggtgacggatcggagctggggttgggtccattgggttgctaggaggtcgaggatgatgtggtgaaaagatggtggccagaggtggcGCAACGGCAGCGCTAGAGCAAATGGTGGCCGTGGCTTGGAGAgactcgtggtggctaacggcggcgatgGAGGAGCTGAGATCAGAGGGGTAgcgtcgccggccggtggggaagctaaTGGGTTGGGCGGTGTCGATCACCActggctcacggcggcgggctggggggaagaaggaaacggacggagagagggagagggagaggggggtGGATGTCGCGGGCGGGAGAGAAActaaaggagaagaaaaaatgaagaaaaagaaaagaaaaaagaaaagaaaaggagagggaagaaaaatggagggaaagaaatgagatccaatcctcacatcttgggtcacaaaaatgatccaacggaaacaattttaaaaccataagtaaaataaaataattcaaacgtaatgattaaaataaaaataaataattaaacccaacaataagttaattaaatatgaaaagaatttaaatgcataacaataaataattttaagaaaacacttcaaaataatttttacaaaattaaaatcataaaaataaacttactaaAAATCTAACCAAtcttaaaataagagaataaattttttaaataaataaaaataatcattcaataaaaatatattaaaatacagGATGTTACATCTTTTTACACGATCCAACAAAATTGTCGTTTAGATTAGTCATTTAACATATAAATGCAAAATGACTAACCCATCGCTGTTAGAAATAAATTGTTTGGCTATggggaaaaaatattattaactataATACATTtaggaaaatgctggagctcccgctgggggctcccgctggagctcgtgtattttatcatgtgtattttttaattctttttttatatagatgtttttaataattttaaatatttttaaaaaataaaaaaatttataatatttttaaataatacttgcttaatcatgaagtaaaatataaaatattttttttaagattttttattttacttcgtgattaaggaagtattttttaataatttttttttttacttcttgattaagaaagtgtttttaatgatgttctaattttattttattttttaaaaaatattaaaagatattaaaataattatataaaaaacaacttaaaaaaaagcacatacaatatatgctacagcccccagcgggagcccccagcgggggctgtagcacgatccataCATTTATCATTCTATTTGCTCAAATATTGGACAGGACaacaatattgaaaaatagaagaaaacttAATGAAAAGTTAAATCTAGGTAGACAACTTGTCCTGATCACATGACTGTAGAACTTGGTTGCCGAAGAAACTCACATCAATGGATGCCCACTGAGTTTGACCCAACTAGAACGAGTTGTCATATCAAATTTATGTAGACACCATGACGTGATCCTTGATGGTAGAGCATGGTTAGAAAAGAACCCCATATCAACATCACGTGGGATCCTCGCTGAGTTCGACCAGACAGGGACGAATTATCTTCTTAACTACTTGTTGTATTGTCGAAAAATCATCTAAATTAGGGGTCAGTCTTTATTAGAAAAGGTAAGTGGGATAATGAAGTCATATCAGTGGACCAcctatcttttgaaaaattaatgacTACATACAGGTGTTTGGAACCAGTAATTTATTAGTCCATCCCAGGAGCAAGCGTAGAAGTTGCTTGTAAAATGGTGATCCGATATAGATTATGGGGGTTGTTAGTGATCATTTCCAAGATCCAGAAGAGAAATTTCAAGTTGTTTAAAAGAATTACAGcagagaaaaagtaaataaataaattacatgcaGTAAAGATTTGGAACGAGTTACAGCCTTCGTTTTTCAGAGAGcctgtaataataataaataattaaaataacaactATTTTGATAAAGAAATATATCAAAAGTTATAAGGTTTTTGATATATCAAAACTTATAAGTTAACTGAATGCCAAAAGTTGTTAACAAATAGTTGTTAACAAATAGTTGTTAACAACTATTttgataaagaaatatataaggTTTTTGCAACATGACTGTAGAGCTTGGTTGGAGAAGAACCTCACATCAATGTCCGGATCCCCACTGAGTTCGACCCAACTAGAACGAGTTGTCATATCAAATCTATGTAGACACCATGACGTGATCCTTGATCGTAAAGCATGGTTAGCAAAGAACCCTACATCAACATCAGGAAAAATCATCTAAATCAGTGGTCAGTCTTTATTAGAGAAGGTAAGTGAGATAATGAAGTCATATCTGTGGACCACCTATCTATTGATGCATGAATGGGCACAGACAGGTGTTTGGAACCAGTAATTTATGAGTCCATCCTAGCAAGCGTAGAAATTGCATGTAAAATGGTGATCCGATATAGATTGTGGGGattgtttaaaagaattatagcagagaaaaagtaaataaataaatcacatgcAGTAAAAATTTGGAATGATTTACTGCCTCCGTTTTCAAAGAGCATGGAATaacagtaaataattaaaataacaaattgatTGAAAGAGTTATAGTtctgttgaatatttttcttgtaggtaGATTTTCTTTACTAGCATATACATCTCTTTCATCAAAAAATATACGtttcccaaaagaaaaaaacccagtatgaaaaataaaaagtatgaaTTCACGACTCTCGCACATAAATTGAGGAATTTCGACAAATAATTTGTTATCAAAAAAATGATACTGTGGAATGAATATAACCTTTGTGTTGGGACAATTACtttcttgtttttatatttgaaaaaaatttgtaataaaacaCCAATAAACttctttatctcaaaaaaaaaaaaaaactccaatatcattaatgaatacaacaaattatTGTTCCTCAGGTAATATCAATAGGGCCTTTTTATCATGGTCACCCAAAATTGCAAGAGATGGAAAGGTTTAAATTGAGATATCTCAAGAGTTTCAGAGACCGAGCCGAAACAGAGTTGGAAGATATAGTGAGCACTATAAATGGTGCGGAAGAAAGTGTTCGGGAATGTTATTCAGAGACTATACCATATCTTGACAGTGAtgaatatgtgaaaatgatccTGCTTGATGCCAGCTTCATTATCGAGTATTTCTGGAAAAACAAGACGCTAAACTGGACCGACGAAGACCAGGAAATATTAGAGCCGTGGTTCTGCAATACGATGCAGATGGACTTCATCTTACTTGAAAATCAGcttcctttctttattattgagaaaatatatgacATTGCATTTCCATCTCTCTCAAAAAACTACCCCTTCATTGGGCTTACCTTTCGCCAGTTCAAATATTACAAAGTTCAATTTTCCCAATATTCTCCGTCGACAAAAATATTGCACTTCACTGACTTGGTTAGAAACTTGTGCATGCCTCCTAGCGAAAGGCGACCGAAAGGAGAGTCTCAAAAGATGAAGGAAATGTACAGTGCAACCCAACTGGATGAGGTAGGATTGAAACTTTAAGATGAGCAAACCAAGCTCTAATCTCTCACCTCTTGAACTAAAATATGCGGACGGAGTGCTGGAAATCCCACGCTTTCAGTTAGATGATACCACGGAGATTTATGCTCGAAACCTCGTTGCCTTGGAGAAATGTCACTATCCTAAAGATGAGGCATATATTACTGATTACTATACCCTGTTAAGTTTCCTTATCAAAACAGACAAAGATTTGGATGTACTTGTACGAGAGCAGATCATCGATAATTGGCTGGATGGCGTCGTGGCAACTTCAATGATCAACAAGCTGTCCGGCGAAAAACGTTTCTATATCAAAATGAACTCTCATTATCACACGATGGCTGAAGAGTTGAACAAATTCTATAATAATCCCTGGAATCTCATTCCTAGCTTGAAACGTGCTTTATTTCGCACGAATTTGGCCAGTACTATTACCATATCCAGTGTTGTTGGGTTAATCCTCACTGCGGTTGAATCTGCATGCTCTGTCCTATCGCTCGAGTActtttaagtttgttttttttttaatgtattttaaagcTTGTATAATTCTAATTAAGCTTGTTTATTTAAAGCTAGCCCCTTGGTGGCTCGTGCCAGTAGTACCCCTCATGGGCTAGGGGCTTGCCTTGTATGAAGATTAGTCGGTCTGTATTtggtaataaaatatgaatatttatttattctcgcAGTTTTTGGAGAAATAAGTACTGATTTTTAATTGTAGGAGTAGTAAAACCATCAAGTTAAATGAATAATTGTTGAGAATATATGATCTTTTCTAATTCGTTGGAAATCAATAATATGAATATGTAAAGTCCATGGGGGGAATACCCATTAGGAGAAAGGAAGGAATGAAGAGGGAAAGAGGGGACAACCACATGGGAAGCGCAGTATTTCAGACATGGGAAATGTAGCACCCGGGCCCATTAAACCCAAGGCCGTTCATTGGAttctcttgtttcttttttttctctcttgttttcaCGCACTTGAGTAACCTCCCCTACCCCACGACGTCGTTCGATATGAGCTTCCACTTGCCGCTTGCATTTTATCTTCTCAACcgtttttcaatttcagtttctACACTTCCGAAGATTCCTCCACCCAATCTCCATTATCTCCACTTATTTCGTTTCCGTCCAtcctttcaaactttttttatttatttttttatttatttttttatctatcttCTCCGCCCCAAATCCCTAGGCAACTGGAAACTCCACCATCCAACCACAACGGGACAGCCTCCACGGCCGAGCACCTTCGTGTCCTCAACGAAAGCCTGTCCCACGCACTCGTCGGCCTTCACTGAACCAGTCAAGATCATCATCAAAAAGGAATCAGCGCTGTCACGCGTCTATCCCTCCTCCGCGAATCAGACAATGACTCTCCTCCTCAACCACCTCGTAAGGTGCTGCCTCACGTCAGAAATACCATGAAAACAGCCCAACCACCGCGCCCCAACTGCCCAGAAACTTCCTCTGATTTGCTATGCCAAAAATAGAGCAACCCACCACCAGTTTCACCTTAAACCGCAACTCCTTGTGTCAAGCGAACCCACCGCAAGCTACCTAGCCACCACAAGCGTCGAACGGTGCAGCCCTTGCCACACTCGAGCAGCCACCCAATCACCATGAGCCCTATCTTGAACCACCAGCCGTTGCTCCAAGTGTCCCCACGCTCGGCCATTCGTAGTTGATAGATGAGGGCTCGAGACACAGTCGGTCTTCTGACCACTATCAACGCCGTGCTAAAATCCTTCATCCATGGTTGCACCACCATGCACGACCTCCACCCCTCACATGCCAGGCCGCCGTGCTCACCACCGTCGATCCCTGTCCAGCTCTCTGTCCCATCACGCCTTCATCTTCCCTCAGTGAGTATGCCTCTCTGTTGCCTAGTTTTGATCCAGGTGTTCCTTTTGGTTTGtcccacttttctttttcttttttctagccGAACCCAACGTGCATGCATGTTGatgttttcattttccaaaaacacCCCTCTTCATTTAGATGGTTTCATATTCGACCGTTTTCATATTAAACTTGTGTTAAGTGGGTCTTGTTTGAAGCATAAGAATTTACATTTGCCGATTCaagttaaattactaaatattcttacaatttgatttttggGTAGTaaactgtaagtattttttaatcttttatttttttaagcacttTAAGCCTGATATATGAAATAAACCTTGTAtagttttaatttagatatgGTTAGTAGTTtgcaatgagtttttttttaaatattattaactatttttttatgaactactattgtttaaagaaatttatgaatttcctactacattatatgttggtagtattaaattatctttttaataatagtttatagagatatgaggtttaaatatgattaagttaattttcaaaatgaatctaaGCTATTTTgccatattttgataaaattatattatgataaGTCGAGATCATTAATTTTGATGATAAgggtatttattagatttctgataactGGATATTTATCAAAGCTATTTTCTGTAGTATGATTTTAATTAGTAGATCGAGAGttttatttgtcatttttgaAGTTCAGTAAACCTTTAGTATTCCGTATAGGTGACAATTGGTATTTATTCAGCACGATTGTGGAAATATTCAGAAGATCTaaaaaagttcaggtaagcgaggttcctatgctagactttacacaaattattgagactgaggtcgattttctgaaaactttgcatattttgtgatgaaatgagaacttgggaaaaacaaaaccaacctcggtcatttatttgcatactcatgaaatctgtgtggaaaaggaaaattattttctgacatgcattgcgtagacatgagctaagttttgttatgatgtctctgaaatctgaaaaagagcgatatttgagaattttgaaaaattgtgcatttatttagaaagatgctccgacttttgttttcagtatgtaagAATGACCTGATTatattttggtactctgttttattttgatatggcatctgaaaacctttggcatggtgtattgattttatatctgactctgtctctgctctacTCTgctatgctctgctctgtttgggttggtaccaacttctctatctctgagtgtacccactttggaaacaaagtggttttattgtggtctttcctttgtgcacactcggggctccgagaagaataaggaaaatatttcacctctatctctgcccggtttggccaccaggaatagcacaaccctaccacgggggtgaaacttGGTCTCTGCTCTataagatgctctgttttgatgtgatgatgatgctcagtttatgttatgccaaattaCTATAggtttttacttgttttaaaaccatcgctctattacttttgaaaatatgttctgttctgcatgctatactttgtaaatgttcatgtttgcacactagcatatgtcctctgcttactgagttattgataactcaccccctatcttcataatatttttcagatgatgtggagagtccaactaaGGACCTatattagattggtgagcatgtttaagctgaggacaagatgttagaagaaggaattctgatgtcatTTAGTTATAATGTctcttagatttaattatatcttgggtttagtaagacttatgaaattattagtttggtttgttatgactatcgGGAGACTGTGGACtcattagtttatttttgcTACGgcaatgactttgtggagttttcaaggtggttatttagaatacatgagattgagttttgctaataaaatttttggagatttattttagttgtgttgggaaacatgtttttaagtgacaagtagtaattctccaagccacccgggtttgtgGCGTTACAGGAAAAATAATATGtcaatgaagaaaaatggatgaTTTGACATAAAGCAAGAAAAGAGATATAAAGCAAACGGGTCAGAAGATAAAAGGGACACGCACACATGACTCTAGGGACTTTTGGCCagacttcatcttcttcaacctcaccacAAAAAGACTCCAGCGAGACAAGAAAACCGGAAAAGGAAACTCGAATCTTTCACACTAATATCTATCTAgtaaatggaagaagaaaaccaTGGGAACTGGCACAAGGCAATGATGGTTGATGGGACAGGGAGGCCTGACGCAACTCAACAACAGCCCACCCATGGGGACTCGCACAAGGCAATACAGGGAGCGAGGAGAACCCTCAA
The DNA window shown above is from Juglans regia cultivar Chandler unplaced genomic scaffold, Walnut 2.0 Scaffold_693, whole genome shotgun sequence and carries:
- the LOC108999115 gene encoding UPF0481 protein At3g47200-like is translated as MERFKLRYLKSFRDRAETELEDIVSTINGAEESVRECYSETIPYLDSDEYVKMILLDASFIIEYFWKNKTLNWTDEDQEILEPWFCNTMQMDFILLENQLPFFIIEKIYDIAFPSLSKNYPFIGLTFRQFKYYKVQFSQYSPSTKILHFTDLVRNLCMPPSERRPKGESQKMKEMYSATQLDEVGLKL
- the LOC108999114 gene encoding uncharacterized protein LOC108999114; the encoded protein is MSKPSSNLSPLELKYADGVLEIPRFQLDDTTEIYARNLVALEKCHYPKDEAYITDYYTLLSFLIKTDKDLDVLVREQIIDNWLDGVVATSMINKLSGEKRFYIKMNSHYHTMAEELNKFYNNPWNLIPSLKRALFRTNLASTITISSVVGLILTAVESACSVLSLEYF